The nucleotide window aaattaagtaggatttttgtttttaaaaaatcccTGTTTTTAATGACATTTAAATAGCATTTTCCAGAGTGGTAATGCCACATAGCCTTCATTTGCCATCTGTGCGTTTTTGGAGGAAAAAATGGAGGGtgggacgaaaaatgcaacaaaaatgataactaaaggacaattttgttctgttttaaaagggcataACCAATTTCGTGAGTAGGCTAAAACACGAGGACgaaaagtgtaattaagtcaTTAAAAAATGGGAGCCCCTAATATTCaccctttgaaaaaaagttCAGCCATAGACCTTTTAGTTCAACCTACTACACTAGGTAATTAACCTgctgataaaaaataaaataaaaagttgaccCTTTGCTTCATATAGGTGAACAGTGAACACCCCTTTCACAACCGCCTCTATCCCCCTTCGTCATTATCCTAACGCatgcacattttaaatatgCCAAGAGATTCAAGCTTTAATATTCacatttatgaaaaatcattttttatgaagatgtgTAGATTACCTTCACACTATTTACTCTGCATCACTATTTCCACTCTAGTCATTACTTTGCCTtttcttccctcaaaaaaaaataaaaattacttcGCCTTTTCCAACTTTAAAGCTTGAAGGGGATTAAAATGAGTTTTCATCTTGTTTTGACATGGTTGAAGAGGTTTATagcatatttatttaatttaagataGTAGGTACTAAATCAGTTTTGTGAGCTTTCACTGGATCTAATTTTGCAAAGCTTTTAGCAGAAATTAGGTTATCATAATCCGGAAAGTGCTTGGATCTTATTAAATTTAAGTGCTTCGATCTGATTAAATTTAAGTGTTTGAATCTGATCTTGCAAATATAGGGTAATACTACTAACTGATACACGACAGCTTCGGCAACAAAAAGTGAGATaataattattaagaaaaaacagGTTATCAAAATCTGAAAAGTCTTTGTATATGTGATTACATCGAAGATGAGTAGATGACACACTACACGGAGAAGAAGCGGTGGAAAGgagcagaagaaaaaaaaaactaagttaaCAAATTTGAAACGGGCTATAGCCGGTTGTATTGGAGAGGACCATGTTTGAACCTTTTAAAAAGAGGTGGATATTAGGGGGACccttaaaaaattgttataattactataataattattataattattactccctccgttcctaattataagatccttttgagaatttttttgtccctttttataagacttctttgttatttccaactacattaattatttctttacatacatgcccatatttattatacatctttttctaaggataaaattgtaaaaacaatagtgattacaaacaactttaatacaaatatccactatcttaattcccgtgattttgacaaaaggatcttatatatagggacggagggagtactaactAGTGCAAGTCAGTGATATATATTACAACGTTGACTGTAAGATTTTTTTCGGTACATTATAAGGAAGCTAGGCTCGGAAAGAGCTGCCTTTGCCAATTCGTTGGCAATCTCATTCACTTGTCTTCTAGTAAACTCGATGCATATACAAGTTATTACCGCTTACAATTTCGATTAAATTTGTTCAGACTCGAGCCAACGAAAATCCATACCAAACACTTCAACTTCGATTGGATCATCAAGTCGACAAGTCAAACCCATGAAGATTCCTGACTTCAATTACCTCAAAAAATTGGTCTTTAAGATTGAACATAGAAACACCATATGCTATGTCTAGCTTATCATCCGCGACACATTAATCGGTTGTAACCGATGTGAAATATATGTTGGATAAAACAAGCatcctcaacaacaaaaaaaaggaaattctaTTCTTACAATCCAACATGAATGTACCAAAAGTAAAAGCGATGTTCAATGTTTAATACATTATCTTCGAACTTTTTAACTTATATAAATCATCTAGTGAAAGACCAACTTTCCAAGTATAATGGTGACAAAATTTGACAACTGAAAAAGAAAAGACACTGATGCACACTCTCTTATTGGACAAAATACAGGGCAAAACTCTTCAATTTTGAACAGGTTTATGCCGAAGGGTCTTGTCCCAACATCCAATGTAGAAACAGTTGAATCTCTTAACTGAATATAATCTGAATGAAACTGaaccaaaaaaattcacatgaaaTCATAATCATCCAAAGCATCATATCGATCAGCAGCAACAAAATCTTCATCAGGTTTGTCAACAGTAAGCTGCTTTTTCTTGCCACCTACAGACACCgcaaaaattgaaatcaatggGAAAAGGGGAAAAGATAACATGAATAATAAAAGCAACATAGAAGGTTCTAATGTTAAGTTGAAGTTACCTGTCTTCTTTTTACCAGCATTGGCTTCTTTCTCtgcttttatcttttcatttGCAATGGCAGTTACAGAAGACGCAATATCTTTGGCATCTGCTCCTTTTAGGGAAGTCATCGATATTCTCATTACATTCTTCAGTAGACCCATATAATGATAACTTTTCTGCATTCATCAAGAAGAAAATTAGGATGCACATTCTACAAATAGTTAAAAGGAAAGGGGCAAGAAACGGAAGTGTTTGACCTCAAAAGCACGAAGCCTATGTGAGATGAGCTCTGCATACTCCAAGAAATCAGTCTCAGATTTCGGTATAAAAGTATCAAGGTTCTTTTCATCATTACCCCCACCAAACAATTCCTTAGTGGCCTTGTAATCTGCTTCTTCAACTAGTCTGTcataggaaaaaaattaaatcagaaACAGAAGGTTGCTTAAGTCTAAATTAGCTATCTGTATCCTTTATATGATGTACTCATTGAGAAACTATGACAGCCATATTTAGTAAAAGGAAGAGATAGTTTTACATAAAGTATCACTTAAACATAAGTAAAAGGAAGAGATAGTTTTACATAAAGTATCACTTAAACATAACATTCATTGCAATGAAAAATAGAGAACATATACTTTAAAAGTCAATTTTtctaatcattaaagtttagaGGTTTTAATCATAGCAAAAAAGCCAAAGGTTACCACAGTGACGCCAAGTTTACCTGTACTTAAATATACTTTGGTCAAAGAAAGGTGCTTGAACTTACAAATGAAAGTATCAATCATTAGTACAACTCACCCTCCCTCATTCGTAACCCTTTCACTTCTACTTATAGTTCTTCTAAACAGCAAAAGCTTTTTCTAGCAAGGTAAGATTGGCTATAAGGCCTAGACAACACAATGGTGACCTAAGATATATATCAATACCATTGGATCCATCGTAAAAGTCCCATCTTCACGAAGAGCTCATTGCCATTTCAGTCTCATACAACATTGGGTCTTAAATGTGTGGCAATAATTAGTACTTAGGCTTTAGTGGTACTTTTCCATCACAAATTAAAACGGAATTTCTCAATTTCATCCACCCTGTTTGAATCCTATGATTTACAGCCTCCAAGACCCAAAAAAAGCTACTCACCGTGTAACTAACATAGCTAGCAATAGCAAACATTAATAAGCACTATATTGCCTGCACAAGTAAACAGTAGATGCCAAAGAAGAACTGGCtctaaaaaagagaaattgcATTGAAACAGCACTCAATGTATTCACAGACCACTTTACCACAATAAAACCAAGTTTCCGTAAAAGAAGTACGTAAAAGCAACCAAGTTTACATAAAAGAAGATTTAGGTTTGTTGAGGACTTTTTATATTGAACAATTGCTCATAATCATATTTTCTTAGCCGGCAGGCATACATGGCAAGGCTACAGAATGTTGCGTGCAGTGTGTAATAATAAATGATACATGTACAGATAACAAGTTATCCTAAAAGGAATATTAGGATCAGACCTACACGAATTAGATGCAAATCAATACCTTTGTTGGCGAAGTTTTTCAGCCAGAGGATCCAGtggttcttccttttctttttcttgttctaCTTTCTTTCCCTTCTTTTCAGTAGCTTTTTCAGAAGGCTTTTTAGGAGCCTTCTCAGTAGTTTTTACTACAGGTGCTGCAGGTGCCTGATGATAACATGCAAGCAATTAGTATCTAAGGAAACAGTTTTTTAAGGGTGTATCTAAGGATACAGTTAAAGAATTGCTGCATCATTTTTTCTAAATCAAAATGCTGCATCATTGCATTAGAAGCCATCATGAAACTCATTAAATTATACTAAATTAGTAATTGTTAAGAATGAGTAAAGTAACTTGcacaaactttaatttttatttcaaacaaaTGCCCATACCACATTTTGtctaaaagaaaatcaaaatattatgtCCATTGAACTATAACAATTTCAGCACATTGTGATGCACATAATGTAAAAGATTTAAAGCAACTGTGATTGCATTGGCATCAAGGtagtaaaaaaaagaatttgctAATTCCACAATAATACAATAGTACACCATGtccaccattttttattttaaaactataaatgtAAACAATAGTACACATGTAAACATAATGCAGTATCGAAAATCATTTCAGATTGTCCTTACAGGAGCGGGCTCGTCTTCTTCTTCCCATGAGTCCTTCACATCATCTTCATCCACGTCTTCATCTTCCCATTTAAGTTTAGGTGGCTCATGTAACTTAAGATCAATGGGTGCCAATTGCTCTTCCTCTGAAACAAATACACAAGCATTTCGcaaattaacaataaataataCAGTACAAGAAATGTAGTATGCTTAGACTTAATTATAGATTAAATATACTATATACAACTTGTATGTCAGAATCATACAGAGTGTGATTGGAATAgggaattgattttatttacaaaattgatATATTCATATTGCTTGCTATACTTCTAAATCAAATCAATTACATTTTCAATGATTCCAAACATAATCATATTGAACCAAAATGTTAGTGAActgtcaattaaaaaaaattataactttatATAAGTTTTCAGGCTTCATCAATCAGCAGGAACTGTTactgttttattattttattgattggTGTGATACACATACAAATCCAATAATAATTCCTAAGCATCCTCAGCAAAGAGGAAAGATTTAGAATAGAGACATGGGGAAAATAGcatgataaaatattaaagatGGTATCTGGAGCTACATATCAAGGGACAgtttgaattggcttatttggttttatatactaacataagcacttgtgagactgtttgggataGTTATTTGAatcagcttatgacatgtccataaaaTGTTTTCAGCTGCTTATTTACATAAGCACTCGGTGATAACTTGTGAAAATGCTTAACTTTATATTATCTTTTCTCATAGAAATAACTATACATAATATAGGtatgataaacacttatgaTATAAGTGCTGCCTTTTAATGTAACAGTCCGGCACCACCCAGCGGTGTTTCTCACACCCTGCCCAAAGACATTTTAGCGCCCAAGGACATTACTGAATTCTTGAGATAAATACCACGATTCCCAAACTCTAACTCCGACAATTAGAGTTAGGGAATTGTGATATTTATCACCAAGTACCCAGATTCAACTCAAGAGAAGCAAAAACTCAATAAATTGTACTGTGGCAGAGGGTGAGAAAACCATAACAGCTCCAGTTGCCAGGTGGGGTTGGGTTGTTACGTGGCGTAATTGGAGCAAGCACATGATTAAACAATGGGTGAAACGAGTGTTCATGCCCCAAGTATAAGAAGAATCTAATTACCCCAATCGTCCTCCATTGTCGTCACTTGATCAAGAAAAAAAACCGTGAGAAAAAAGAGTTTTCCTGATAACCAActgcatgaaaataaaatttgtcaaaTATCAGAATCAATTGAAAACAACAAGAGTTCAATGAAACCATCTCATCAAACCCTCCAAAAACAAGGGTTAAAAGACTAAATTACAAcccattaaaatttaaaaacaatcaCTTTGTAGGTAAACACTTCACATAcacataaaaattaatcaattagtCACCTTACTAAACACAtacacaaataattaaatacctAATTGCGGTCACAAAGTTTTCCAAGATTCTAAAATAAGCTTTTAGgattctataaaaataaaattagggcACAAAATAATCATGCATGTTCCAATTCGCGGGGAATTTCACAAAATCAtggtaattttatgtaattttgcaaaattcaaaGTAAAAATCTATACTTTATGTCATCAATCGCGGTAAGAAGTGGATCTCTACAGCGATACAATTCTCCGGTaccaaaaaaaatcctaaatttaagaaaaaaattaaaggaaaaggGAATACCTTGTGGACGGTGTTTCTAGCTGATTGTGGCAGCCGGCGAGGAACTCCGGTGAAGATAACCGGAGAGATGAATTGAGTGAGAATCGAAGTTGATTCGATTGAAGAGAAACGCAACAGCGGCTACAGGAGTGAGATTTGGTGTTCTAGGGTTTTAATtgtgaaaatttatttatttatgtaagtTAAATTAGAAAACGGATAAAATGTAATAATGGGCCTCTCTTTATGGATTCGGTTTGGTTTTATAATTTCTTACGTTTGTTTTCATGTAAATTGTAAAGTAGtactatattaaataaaaaaagagtttaataGACGTGCACCGTcggtctaaaatatttttattcaccaTACTTCTATGTCATATCACTAACTTTTGTTCCAGTGAGCTCAGATCAATTGATAAAggtaatgcataatatatgtaaggtctgagTTCGAATCTTGgacaccacacaaaaaaatatcatataactTCTAAAAGCATCTATGATGGTAACAAGTTAATAAGGTTTTAAATAGATCTCATGTGTATATgtcattcatttataattttttaataaaattatctaTTAAGTATTCAATGACTCTTATGGTAGTAAACTATAAAGAATGTTTCGTAAGTGTAGCTCAATTGGTTGCTATTAATAGGGTAAAAATGGGTTGGGCAGAGCTTTGTAAGACATAAGTCTGGCCTACTTCAAAAATTATAGGTTTGAATTTGACCTATTACCTGTCATAGGCTCATTTTTAAGGTTTATCATGGCCTGTTTAAAGGTCTGATGAAGCCTGAAAGTTTATTTATAAGCCTACTTTACACAAAGGTCTATCAACACCAATAGATCTACTGCTAAATAGCTCAAATCTTATGAAGGCATAAAGCACGCAAAGAGGTCTACTGTTAAATAACGAAACCTTACAAATGTTTAATCACACCAATATATCTGTTActaaataaccaaatcatatgaGAACTtgaacttataaaaaaaaaacttcaacaatatCAATAATGAAAGATATATTATAGGCTTAGCAGGGCCCTCTGACGGGCTTGATAGGCATTTTTGTAAGCctaaggtaccgtttggtccggcttttttttttcagcttttctacatttttaaggagaagttaggccaaacacaatatcaataaagtacctacgaaaaaaaagtactttttttagaatgcataaaattgaatggaatgagctttaaccaaaagttctTGAATGCTTCtacaaaaaactacttctctgtaatttatttcacaagcacttATCTTCAACTCACGCAGACAAccctatcttttatttttttaatattatatttcaatttgttttttttttccatttaatttttttttgaaccggtccatataattttttttaaaggaggatcaatttaattttattatctatttttgaaggaattttattatctttttatcacttatatatttaattttaatatcgtttaattatcacaacctcacaaatatttttattccctttcttcaacctcacaaatatacacacacattagcgtttagagtaatattttatgtctgttttttttgttacgctaatgtgtataattttttcagtgttgcataatgcgtacaattattatttttataaaattctgattttaattaaaagtactagtATAGGTGCCtacaaaaattttatttataaatattttacacatttatattgtaacaaactatgcatacttttttcttattaaaaaaactaaacatatctttttcaatgacaccaacaatgtaacaaatataatatcatataatataaattcttatgtttttaaatgacaccaaaaatatgatattcttataacaaaatttgttatacagtataattgaaaaagaaaaaacaaattattctctagcttagctcaattgatatagacaatttataaatatatgcaaggtcgcgggttcgaaccccagacaccaccaaaaaaaaaaaaaaaaattcaaagttatgtacaatattttgccaaacaacttttaacttaaaaataactttagaactaaaaaaataaagaaaccaaacaacttttagctttttccttaaagagctctattttaactttgttttaaagtagctttagATCGGAAAAAAAGTCTggtcaaacggtacctaagtctagcctatttaattaaacagaCTTTATAAAAAGCTTGAGTTTAGCCTTCTTATTAAACGAGTTGGGTCGGGCTAGGCTTTTAATAGGCTaggctgtaacaccccgttatcccaacatgtaaataatataaaatagatCAGAGTTTATCAcaaacaggatgtcacatttcgttcttcaaaataatatttaacacAAATACAGTTAAAATCCACTCTTTATTTAAAACATCTACTTCCAATAATTTTTAACAACGTCGCAGCGGaaaatatttattctttcaacaaaattgGCACTAAAGGCCTCAACgtcatcaacataattaattccatctaaaaatggtttaacaataaattcataaaaagaatacgtaacaatggaaaataaaatacaattaatcttcatcctgttacgtatcagagcgactccTAAGACGACAAGAGGAATCAATTCGCATCAGCGGTTACTCatggttatct belongs to Medicago truncatula cultivar Jemalong A17 chromosome 6, MtrunA17r5.0-ANR, whole genome shotgun sequence and includes:
- the LOC25497362 gene encoding eukaryotic translation initiation factor 3 subunit J, whose product is MEDDWEEEQLAPIDLKLHEPPKLKWEDEDVDEDDVKDSWEEEDEPAPAPAAPVVKTTEKAPKKPSEKATEKKGKKVEQEKEKEEPLDPLAEKLRQQRLVEEADYKATKELFGGGNDEKNLDTFIPKSETDFLEYAELISHRLRAFEKSYHYMGLLKNVMRISMTSLKGADAKDIASSVTAIANEKIKAEKEANAGKKKTGGKKKQLTVDKPDEDFVAADRYDALDDYDFM